Sequence from the Cuniculiplasma divulgatum genome:
TTATATCTGTCACCACTGCTTCTAGCTAAGTTTTATTCTAGGGTCTTTTCACCTGCCTGGTCACCTGTATTTCAGAGAACAAATCTTTGATTTGCAATTGTCCGGAAATGATTGAGAAACACTCTTAAAATACCTATCGGTTAAGAATCGGGTTATTCCATTATAGCCCCGTATGATGCGCTTCCAACCAACTTTGAGTACTGATGGAGGTATCCAGATGTGTATTTTTCTTTCTTTGGTTTCCACTGTGCAAGTCTGCGTGCAATTTCTTCATCGGACAGCTTAATTTCAAGTTTTCCAATGTTTCCATCTATAGCAATTAGATCACCATCTTTTACTATAGCTATAGGTCCACCAGCCTGCGCTTCAGGAGAAACGTGTCCGATCATTATGCCTCTTGTTGCTCCAGAAAATCTGCCATCGGTAACTAGGGCAACATCTTTATCCATTCCTCTTCCGACAACTGCTGACGTTACCGCAAGCATTTCTCGCATCCCCGGACCTCCCCTTGGGCCTTCATATCTAATGATTATAACATCTCCTTTCCGAATTTCATCATTTTTAACTGCAGAGAATGCTTCTTCTTCTGAGTTATAGACCTTAGCCGGACCCTCATGTACACGAACTTTTGTTGCAGAGACCTTAAATACTGAGCCATCTGGTGCAAGATTGCCCCGTAATATTTTGAGTCCGCCCGTAGAACTCAATGGCTTATCTATTTCCATTACCACATCCTGCGCGATGGTATGCACCTGAAAAGTTTGCATATTTTCTCCGAGTGTCTTCCCTGTGACTGTCAGAGAACCTTCATGAAGGAGCCCCGCCTTCAGCAGTTTTTTGATCACAAGTGGAACTCCACCAACATCATAAAGCTCTGCCATTGTATATTTTCCACCTGGCTTCATGTTAACAATTTCTGGTGTTCTGTTACCAATTCGTTCAAAATCATCCACTGACAGCTTTATATTCGCTTCATGCGCTATTGCTAAAAGATGAAGCACGCCGTTAGTCGAACCACCTGAGGCCATTAGCACTGTGATGGCGTTTTCAAAAGCATCATACTGAAGGATGTCTCTTGCCTTAATGCCAAGTTCAAGCAGGGATGAAATCTGCTTTCCTGTTTCAAACGCAAACTTTGCCTTGCCACCTTCTATAGCAGGAGGCGCTGCACTTCCAGGTAAAGCAATACCCAGTGCTTCTGTCAGAAACGCCATGGTGTTGGCAGTATACAAGCCACCACATGCGCCAGCAGTTGGGATAGCAACACTTTCCATATAACTCAGTTCTTCCTTTGACATATTGCCCGCTTCGTATTTGCCCACCGCTTCGAACACCTCTCCTATGGCTATCTTCTCATTGTTGTATATTCCAGGGAGAGTTGAGCCGCCATACATTACTATTGATGGAATATTCATCCTTGCAGCAGCCATGATCATACCGGGAGTTGTCTTATCGCAACCAGATATCCCAACGAAACCATGGTACCCATGACCCCGTATGGTCAGTTCTACTGTATTTGCCACTACTTCACGGCTTGGAAGCGAAAATTTCATGCCCTCGTTTCCCATTGCAATCCCATCTATCACAAGCGGAGTTACAAACATCCGTGGTGTGGAACCTGATGAGTTTACGCCTTCTTTTGCGCGGTATCCAAGTCCCATTGCATGTATGTTGCAGGGTCCTGTCTCACTCCAAGCAACGCCTACACCGACAAGGGGTTTTTCCAGATCAGTGTCCGAAAGACCCATAGCTTTCATGAAGGCCCTATTTGGGGCCTTTTCAGGTCCACTATAATAATCTACGAAATCCATGAATATATATTAACATAAAGGTTAGTTAACTTTTGCCTAAAATGTGGCAAAATAAGTATTTTCTTAAATACCCAATAAAAAGTCTAATCCAGAAAGTGTCTGAAAATATGGATTCAATAACCCGCTGTACCCATTTCTAATCTGTGAGGCAAGTAATGCTTTTCAATTCTCTTTACTTGGTCATCTGTTAGTGATATCTCTAGGGCCGTAGCAACATCATCCAAATGTTTTTTCTTGGAAACCCCAACAACAGGAATAAACTTTTTTTGTAATACATACGCAAGCGAGATGGCATATTCTGTGGCAGACTGTTCCTTTGCTATAGCTCTTATATCATCTAGGACATCAAAATCGTTTTCCTTAAAGTATCTGTCGAGCATTACGGAGTATTCCTTTGATCGAATCGATTTTGGCGCGATCCCGCGCTCATATTTTCCAGAGAGAAAACCCGCTGCCAGTGGACTGAAAGCGGAGAAAGATATCCCTTTATTAATACAGTAAGGAATCACTTCACGTTCATCTTCCCTATAGATTGCGTTATAATGGTTTTGCACGATTTGCGGCCTTGCCAAATCCTTGTCTTCCGCAAAACGGTCTATTTCAGCGAGTTGATATCCTTTTATATTGCTCAGACCGAAGTAACCAATCTTATTAATTTCCACGTATCTGCTGAAAGTTTTCAGGATATCCACAGTATCCAACCCGTCAAACCAGGTGTGTGACAAATATATATCAATGTAATCTGTCCTTAATCTCTTCAAGGATAAATTCAGCTCAAATTCTACTTCTCTTCTTGCAAACCCATGGTGTTTTTCACTTATTTTCCCACCTACTTTCGTTGAAATGATAAATTCCTCACGCTCATCTTTTATGAACTCACCGATTATCTTCTCGGA
This genomic interval carries:
- the ilvD gene encoding dihydroxy-acid dehydratase — translated: MDFVDYYSGPEKAPNRAFMKAMGLSDTDLEKPLVGVGVAWSETGPCNIHAMGLGYRAKEGVNSSGSTPRMFVTPLVIDGIAMGNEGMKFSLPSREVVANTVELTIRGHGYHGFVGISGCDKTTPGMIMAAARMNIPSIVMYGGSTLPGIYNNEKIAIGEVFEAVGKYEAGNMSKEELSYMESVAIPTAGACGGLYTANTMAFLTEALGIALPGSAAPPAIEGGKAKFAFETGKQISSLLELGIKARDILQYDAFENAITVLMASGGSTNGVLHLLAIAHEANIKLSVDDFERIGNRTPEIVNMKPGGKYTMAELYDVGGVPLVIKKLLKAGLLHEGSLTVTGKTLGENMQTFQVHTIAQDVVMEIDKPLSSTGGLKILRGNLAPDGSVFKVSATKVRVHEGPAKVYNSEEEAFSAVKNDEIRKGDVIIIRYEGPRGGPGMREMLAVTSAVVGRGMDKDVALVTDGRFSGATRGIMIGHVSPEAQAGGPIAIVKDGDLIAIDGNIGKLEIKLSDEEIARRLAQWKPKKEKYTSGYLHQYSKLVGSASYGAIME